The sequence below is a genomic window from Betaproteobacteria bacterium.
TTCGCTCGTTGAACCGGAAATGACTGGCGCGTGTTCCCTGCGCCCCCCCTGCCCCGGGAGTCCCCATGACCCGCTTCCGTTTCGTCTGCCTCGCCGCCGCCGCGCTGCTCCTCGCTCCCGCCGCCGGCGCCGACGCCTTCAAATGCCGCAGCCCGGACGGCCGCGTGGTGATCTCCAGCGAACCCTGCACCGCCGGCAGCCGCACCGAGACCGTCACCCCGGCGGAAAAAATCAGCCCCGAACAAAAGGCCGAAGCGGAAAAGCAATTGGCCCGGGAGCGCGAAGCCCTGGCAGAACGGGAACGCCTGCGGGACGACGACGCCCGGCGGGATCAGGACAGCCAGCGCCGCCTGGCCGAGGAAGAATCCGCCCGCCGCAGCCGCTGCCTGGAAAGCGCCCAGCGGGAACCCGACGCCACGCAACGTGCCAACCTCATCGCCGCCTGCCAGGGCACCGCCCCCGCGTCACCGGCGGTGGCCCCGCAACCCGTCTATGTGCCCGTAGTGCCGGTCCGG
It includes:
- a CDS encoding DUF4124 domain-containing protein; this encodes MTRFRFVCLAAAALLLAPAAGADAFKCRSPDGRVVISSEPCTAGSRTETVTPAEKISPEQKAEAEKQLAREREALAERERLRDDDARRDQDSQRRLAEEESARRSRCLESAQREPDATQRANLIAACQGTAPASPAVAPQPVYVPVVPVRPHNPRDACPGGRCPPPSPPPPATPPPSPSGGRYAPSADPPRKNCQPVGGTIRCD